One Choristoneura fumiferana chromosome 25, NRCan_CFum_1, whole genome shotgun sequence genomic region harbors:
- the LOC141442239 gene encoding uncharacterized protein, with protein MDLLLFLGLFIHFSSADFTLENSKYVFNRGRGLVKSNGNQMTYYNNTYYEKPENMMRVPVSNYNEELQTKKRFLKKSPKRTIQKIIKKNRKNKKVFFSQITSKPTQASEHIDLIDDGFVPDEVDPREESQATTQVSQKKKGRRWNSKMPRNPMPFHRLQQRHDGNYKRARRETDRDNTMIIQDFDEAEFVGHKKDYDVVKLHSKKYW; from the exons ATGGACCTGCTGTTGTTCTTGGggttatttatacatttttcatcAGCGGATTTTACATTG GAAAACTCAAAATATGTCTTCAACCGCGGACGGGGTCTAGTAAAATCAAATGGTAACCAA ATGACCTATTACAACAACACGTACTATGAAAAACCCGAGAACATGATGCGCGTCCCAGTTTCAAATTACAACGAGGAGCTCCAAACAAAAAAGCGTTTCTTAAAGAAATCACCGAAAAGAACAATCCAGAAGATAATCAAGAAGaacaggaaaaacaaaaaggttttttttagtcAAATCACAAGTAAACCCACACAAGCGTCAGAACATATTGATCTTATTGATGATGGTTTCGTACCTGATGAAGTTGATCCCAGAGAAGAGAGTCAAGCTACCACGCAAGTTAGCCAGAAGAAGAAAGGTAGAAGATGGAATTCGAAAATGCCGCGAAACCCGATGCCTTTCCATAGACTCCAACAAAGACACGACGGAAACTACAAACGAGCCAGGAGAGAAACCGACAGGGACAATACGATGATAATACAAGATTTTGATGAAGCGGAGTTTGTAGGTCACAAAAAAGATTATGATGTAGTTAAGTTACATTCAAAAAAATACTGGTGA